In Micromonospora purpureochromogenes, a single window of DNA contains:
- a CDS encoding M15 family metallopeptidase codes for MTPARARTRAVTPACRERPGAVPPSGARRVARALALLLAVAAVAGCQRPPGPAPRPSAVTPSPSGSPAPADFVVLSEVDPSITVDIRYATAHNFVGRPVDGYPEPLCLLTRKAAEALRRVQAAARAQGRSLRVYDCYRPQRAADDFVRWAKDPADDKTKAEFYPHVAKSKLFDDGYIGAPTSHSSGSTLDLTLEPVPASPGATYHPGQPLVACTAPAGQRFADGGVDMGTGFDCFDPRAHTDDPRITGTPRQNRQLLRRLMERAGFVNYDREWWHYRYADEPYPDRYFDFPVAVSSLRPR; via the coding sequence GTGACCCCCGCCCGGGCCCGCACCCGCGCGGTGACACCCGCGTGCCGGGAGCGGCCCGGCGCGGTGCCGCCGTCCGGCGCGCGGCGGGTCGCCCGGGCGCTGGCCCTGCTGCTGGCGGTGGCGGCGGTCGCCGGCTGCCAGCGGCCTCCCGGCCCGGCACCGCGGCCCAGCGCGGTCACGCCGTCACCGAGCGGCTCGCCCGCCCCGGCCGACTTCGTGGTGCTCTCCGAGGTCGACCCGAGCATCACGGTGGACATCCGGTACGCCACCGCGCACAACTTCGTGGGCCGGCCGGTCGACGGCTACCCGGAACCGCTCTGCCTGCTCACCCGCAAAGCGGCCGAGGCGCTGCGCCGGGTGCAGGCCGCCGCCCGCGCCCAGGGCCGCAGCCTGCGGGTGTACGACTGCTACCGACCCCAGCGGGCGGCCGACGACTTCGTCCGCTGGGCGAAGGACCCCGCCGATGACAAGACGAAGGCCGAGTTCTATCCCCACGTCGCCAAGTCGAAGCTCTTCGACGACGGCTACATCGGCGCGCCCACCTCGCACAGCAGCGGCAGCACCCTCGACCTGACCCTGGAGCCGGTGCCGGCGTCGCCCGGGGCCACGTACCACCCTGGGCAGCCGCTGGTCGCCTGCACCGCGCCGGCCGGCCAACGCTTCGCCGACGGCGGCGTCGACATGGGCACCGGCTTCGACTGCTTCGACCCCCGGGCCCACACCGACGACCCGCGGATCACCGGCACGCCGCGGCAGAACCGGCAGCTGCTGCGCCGGCTGATGGAGCGGGCCGGGTTCGTCAACTACGACCGGGAGTGGTGGCACTACCGGTACGCCGACGAGCCGTACCCGGACAGGTACTTCGACTTCCCGGTGGCGGTGTCGTCGCTGCGGCCGCGCTGA
- a CDS encoding peptidylprolyl isomerase — MSSEPRPPATPPRLSVAPTLRRLAGVTLVSATLVVAGGTAAVAAPGTAASAPPRTTNGPCAYTETPDEPAARPVPLPPDPRRTPDRGTVRVTLRTNQGPIGLTLDPEQAPCTVQSFLHLARHGFYDRTPCHRLTAYPTLKVLQCGDPSGTGEGGPGYRYADELPTDLPPAPTDPTGVRRLYARGTLAMANAGPDTNGSQFFLVQADSALRPNYTVFGSVDAAGLATLDRIAAGGIAPTEEDPAPVDGAPAQPVEICKVARRH; from the coding sequence GTGTCGAGCGAACCCCGACCGCCCGCCACCCCGCCGCGGCTGTCCGTGGCCCCGACGCTGCGCCGCCTCGCCGGCGTGACGCTGGTCTCGGCCACGCTGGTCGTCGCCGGCGGCACCGCCGCGGTCGCCGCGCCGGGCACCGCCGCGTCCGCGCCGCCGCGGACGACCAACGGGCCGTGCGCGTACACCGAGACGCCCGACGAGCCCGCGGCCCGGCCGGTGCCGTTGCCCCCGGACCCCCGGCGCACGCCGGACCGGGGCACCGTGCGGGTCACCCTGCGCACCAACCAGGGCCCGATCGGGCTGACCCTGGACCCGGAGCAGGCCCCGTGCACCGTGCAGAGCTTCCTGCACCTGGCCCGGCACGGGTTCTACGACCGCACGCCCTGCCACCGGCTGACCGCGTACCCGACGCTCAAGGTGCTCCAGTGCGGTGACCCGTCCGGCACCGGCGAGGGCGGTCCCGGCTACCGGTACGCCGACGAACTGCCCACCGACCTGCCGCCGGCGCCGACCGACCCGACCGGCGTCCGCCGGCTCTACGCGCGCGGCACCCTCGCCATGGCCAACGCCGGGCCGGACACCAACGGCAGCCAGTTCTTCCTGGTGCAGGCCGACTCGGCGCTGCGCCCCAACTACACGGTCTTCGGTTCGGTCGACGCGGCCGGTCTCGCCACGCTCGACCGGATCGCCGCCGGCGGGATCGCGCCCACCGAGGAGGACCCGGCGCCGGTCGACGGCGCGCCCGCCCAACCGGTGGAGATCTGCAAGGTCGCCCGGCGGCACTGA
- a CDS encoding ATP-binding cassette domain-containing protein, translating into MEQPARSAADSHGVIEVRGARENNLTGVSVDIPKRRLTVFTGVSGSGKSSLVFGTIAAESQRLINETYSAFLQSFMPSLSRPDVDTLRNLSAAIVVDQERMGVNSRSTVGTATDAYAMLRIVFSRLGQPHVGPAGAFSFNLAEGMCPTCEGLGRVSDLDVHAMVDVERSLNDGAILVPNFAVDSWYWQTIVGSGLFDPDAKLQDYTPQQWQDFLHKPATKIKVGSNNWTYEGLAVKVRRIYLAKDRESMQPHVRAFVDRAVTLTTCADCGGTRLNPAALSSRIAGRNIAECSAMQISDLAEFVRAVDDPSVAPLVATLRETLDSLVEIGLGYLSLDRESATLSGGEAQRVKMVRHLGSSLSDVTYVFDEPTVGLHPHDIARMNDLLLRLRDKGNTVLVVEHKPETIAIADHVVDLGPGAGSAGGRICYTGDVAGLRRSDTLTGRHLDHRVTLRDPVRRPTGQLPIRGADLHNLRDVDVDLPLGVLTVVTGVAGSGKSSLIHGSLPRRGGVVVVDQSPIRGSRRSNPATYTGLLDPIRTAFAKANGVKVALFSANSAGACPTCKGIGLVYTDLAMMAGVASVCESCEGRRYTDEVLTYTLRGKNISEVLAMSVTGAREFFPGGQARAVLDRLADVGLGYLSLGQPLTTLSGGERQRLKLAIRMAEKSNTYVLDEPTTGLHLADVDQLLALLDRLVDDGNTVIVIEHHQAVMAHADWIIDLGPGAGHDGGRIVFTGTPAELVAQGDTRTARHLREYVSR; encoded by the coding sequence ATGGAGCAGCCAGCGCGGAGCGCCGCCGACAGCCACGGCGTCATCGAGGTACGAGGTGCCCGGGAGAACAACCTCACCGGGGTCTCGGTCGACATCCCCAAGCGCCGACTCACCGTCTTCACCGGAGTCTCCGGATCCGGGAAGTCGTCCCTGGTCTTCGGCACCATCGCCGCCGAGTCGCAACGCCTGATCAACGAGACGTACAGCGCCTTCCTGCAGAGCTTCATGCCGAGCCTGAGCCGGCCGGACGTGGACACGCTGCGCAACCTGAGCGCGGCGATCGTCGTCGACCAGGAGCGGATGGGCGTCAACTCCCGCTCGACCGTAGGCACCGCGACCGACGCGTACGCGATGCTGCGGATCGTGTTCAGCCGGCTCGGGCAGCCGCACGTCGGGCCGGCCGGCGCGTTCAGCTTCAACCTCGCCGAGGGGATGTGCCCCACCTGCGAGGGGCTGGGCCGGGTCTCCGACCTCGACGTGCACGCGATGGTCGACGTGGAGCGCTCGCTCAACGACGGGGCGATCCTGGTGCCGAACTTCGCCGTCGACTCCTGGTACTGGCAGACCATCGTCGGCTCCGGCCTGTTCGACCCCGACGCCAAACTGCAGGACTACACCCCGCAGCAGTGGCAGGACTTCCTGCACAAGCCGGCCACGAAGATCAAGGTGGGCAGCAACAACTGGACGTACGAGGGGCTGGCGGTGAAGGTGCGCCGGATCTACCTGGCCAAGGACCGCGAGTCGATGCAGCCGCACGTACGGGCGTTCGTGGACCGGGCGGTCACCCTCACCACCTGCGCCGACTGCGGCGGCACCCGGCTCAACCCGGCGGCACTCTCCTCGCGGATCGCCGGGCGCAATATCGCCGAGTGCTCCGCCATGCAGATCAGCGACCTGGCCGAGTTCGTCCGCGCCGTGGACGACCCGTCGGTGGCTCCGCTGGTGGCGACCCTGCGCGAGACCCTGGACTCGCTGGTGGAGATCGGCCTCGGCTACCTCAGCCTCGACCGGGAGTCGGCGACCCTCTCCGGGGGCGAGGCGCAGCGGGTCAAGATGGTCCGGCACCTGGGCTCCAGCCTCTCCGACGTGACGTACGTCTTCGACGAACCGACCGTCGGGCTGCACCCGCACGACATCGCCCGGATGAACGACCTGCTGCTTCGCCTGCGCGACAAGGGCAACACGGTGCTGGTCGTGGAGCACAAGCCGGAGACCATCGCGATCGCCGACCACGTCGTCGACCTCGGGCCCGGCGCCGGCTCGGCCGGCGGCCGCATCTGCTACACCGGGGACGTCGCCGGCCTGCGCCGCTCCGACACCCTCACCGGGCGCCACCTCGACCACCGGGTCACCCTGCGCGACCCGGTACGCCGTCCGACCGGGCAACTGCCGATCCGCGGCGCCGACCTGCACAACCTGCGCGACGTCGACGTCGACCTCCCGCTCGGGGTGCTCACCGTGGTCACCGGGGTCGCCGGCTCGGGCAAGAGCTCACTGATCCACGGCTCGCTGCCGCGCCGCGGCGGGGTGGTCGTGGTGGACCAGTCCCCCATCCGCGGTTCCCGACGCAGCAACCCGGCCACCTACACCGGGCTGCTCGACCCGATCCGCACCGCCTTCGCCAAGGCCAACGGGGTCAAGGTGGCCCTGTTCAGCGCCAACTCCGCGGGCGCCTGCCCGACCTGCAAGGGCATCGGGCTGGTCTACACCGACCTGGCGATGATGGCCGGCGTGGCCTCGGTGTGCGAGAGCTGCGAGGGGCGCCGCTACACCGACGAGGTGCTGACGTACACGCTGCGCGGGAAGAACATCAGCGAGGTCCTCGCGATGTCGGTCACCGGGGCCCGGGAGTTCTTCCCCGGCGGCCAGGCCCGCGCCGTGCTGGACCGGCTGGCCGACGTCGGCCTGGGCTATCTCAGCCTCGGCCAGCCGCTGACCACCCTCTCCGGGGGCGAGCGGCAACGGTTGAAGCTGGCCATCCGGATGGCCGAGAAGTCGAACACCTACGTGCTGGACGAGCCCACCACCGGCCTGCACCTGGCCGACGTCGACCAGCTGCTGGCCCTGCTGGACCGGCTCGTCGACGACGGCAACACGGTGATCGTCATCGAGCACCACCAGGCGGTGATGGCGCACGCCGACTGGATCATCGACCTCGGCCCCGGGGCCGGGCACGACGGCGGCCGGATCGTGTTCACCGGCACCCCCGCGGAGCTGGTCGCGCAGGGCGACACCCGCACCGCTCGCCACCTGCGCGAGTACGTCTCCCGGTAG
- a CDS encoding MerR family transcriptional regulator — translation MKDGRLRVVDVAATAGISTQQVRNYLDEGVLPPAERTPSGYRVLTVGHVRALAVLRRMAEGHGWARTREVMVAVHRGDLAAALTALDAGHAELDRERTEIRRVLGAFETVVVSPPVVVPAPRRGARIGEVADLVGVRTSLLRLWEERGLLRPAREPGTSYRLYDAAELRAAQVVALLRRGGYPFEIVTAVLDEMRTSGRPQRVHAELARREQDLHRRSLRRLRASATLYDYLAEVGLAGSGPPG, via the coding sequence GTGAAGGACGGGCGGTTGCGGGTGGTCGATGTCGCGGCCACCGCCGGGATCTCCACCCAGCAGGTGCGCAACTATCTCGACGAGGGGGTCCTGCCGCCGGCCGAGCGCACCCCGAGCGGCTACCGGGTGCTCACCGTCGGGCACGTGCGCGCGCTCGCCGTGCTGCGCCGGATGGCCGAGGGGCACGGCTGGGCACGTACCCGGGAGGTGATGGTCGCGGTCCACCGGGGCGACCTGGCGGCGGCGCTGACGGCGCTGGACGCCGGCCACGCCGAACTGGACCGCGAGCGGACCGAGATCCGCCGGGTCCTCGGTGCCTTCGAGACGGTGGTGGTCAGCCCGCCGGTCGTGGTGCCCGCGCCCCGGCGCGGCGCCCGGATCGGCGAGGTCGCGGACCTGGTCGGCGTCCGCACCTCCCTGCTTCGGCTGTGGGAGGAGCGGGGGTTGCTGCGGCCGGCGCGCGAACCGGGCACGAGCTACCGGCTGTACGACGCGGCGGAGCTGCGCGCCGCGCAGGTCGTCGCGCTGCTGCGCCGGGGCGGCTATCCCTTCGAGATCGTGACGGCGGTCCTCGACGAGATGCGCACCAGCGGCCGGCCCCAACGGGTGCACGCCGAGCTGGCCCGGCGCGAGCAGGACCTGCACCGGCGCAGCCTGCGGCGGCTGCGCGCCTCGGCCACCCTGTACGACTACCTCGCCGAGGTCGGGCTCGCCGGCTCCGGGCCGCCGGGGTGA
- a CDS encoding D-alanyl-D-alanine carboxypeptidase family protein has product MRARVLAAATVAVLLSTGTVVPADAAPPTALAPGVTAPCPKLPTPAVTRPPRPTPPEPVPAQRAVGGEALATPGLVVPPGTPAPPPVTATSWLVADLDSGEVLGGCGPHEYATPASVQKLLLAATMLPKLDPKQVATVTREDLDIEPGSSAVGLLVGGRYPVETVWLGLLLQSGNEAANLLARLGAGSAEAGVREMNAEARRLGALQTHAVTPSGLDGPGQFTSAYDLALIARVCFANPTFRRYALTERAQIPAQPALRKRGFQIQNENPLIYDYPGALGGKTGFTDLARHTYVGAAERNGRRLVVTLLNAERRPVRAWEQGARLLDWGFSLPPDSSVGRLVQPGEVTGDGAGPNPAAAPDAGAAVAAGRSSGGAPEWLGGAVVGGSAGLVGLLAALLAVGRRRRRPRRRAVQWD; this is encoded by the coding sequence ATGAGAGCCCGGGTCCTGGCCGCCGCCACCGTCGCCGTACTCCTCAGCACCGGGACCGTCGTCCCGGCGGACGCCGCGCCGCCGACGGCGCTGGCTCCCGGCGTGACCGCGCCCTGCCCGAAGCTGCCGACGCCGGCGGTGACCCGCCCGCCCCGCCCGACCCCACCGGAACCGGTGCCCGCGCAACGCGCGGTGGGCGGGGAGGCGCTGGCCACCCCCGGCCTGGTCGTGCCGCCCGGCACGCCCGCGCCGCCGCCGGTCACCGCGACCTCCTGGCTGGTCGCGGACCTGGACAGCGGCGAGGTGCTCGGCGGCTGCGGCCCGCACGAGTACGCCACCCCGGCGAGCGTGCAGAAGCTGCTGCTGGCCGCCACCATGCTGCCGAAGCTGGACCCGAAGCAGGTGGCCACGGTGACCCGCGAGGACCTGGACATCGAGCCCGGCAGCTCCGCCGTCGGCCTGCTGGTGGGCGGCCGGTACCCGGTGGAGACGGTCTGGCTCGGGCTGCTGCTCCAGTCCGGCAACGAGGCGGCGAACCTGCTGGCCCGGCTCGGCGCCGGCAGCGCGGAGGCCGGGGTGCGGGAGATGAACGCCGAGGCGCGCCGGCTCGGCGCGTTGCAGACCCACGCGGTGACCCCCTCCGGCCTGGACGGGCCCGGCCAGTTCACCAGCGCCTACGACCTCGCGCTGATCGCCCGGGTCTGCTTCGCCAACCCCACCTTCCGGCGGTACGCGCTGACCGAGCGCGCCCAGATCCCCGCCCAGCCCGCCCTGCGCAAGCGCGGCTTCCAGATCCAGAACGAGAACCCGCTGATCTACGACTACCCGGGTGCGCTCGGCGGCAAGACCGGCTTCACCGACCTGGCCCGGCACACCTATGTCGGCGCGGCCGAGCGGAACGGCCGGCGGCTGGTGGTCACCCTGCTCAACGCCGAACGACGGCCGGTACGGGCCTGGGAGCAGGGCGCCCGGCTGCTGGACTGGGGCTTCTCGCTGCCACCGGACTCCTCGGTGGGCCGGCTGGTGCAGCCGGGGGAGGTCACCGGGGACGGCGCCGGGCCGAACCCGGCGGCGGCCCCGGACGCCGGGGCGGCGGTGGCCGCCGGCCGGTCGTCCGGTGGCGCCCCGGAGTGGCTCGGCGGGGCGGTGGTCGGCGGCTCGGCCGGGCTGGTCGGGCTGCTCGCCGCCCTGCTGGCGGTCGGGCGACGCCGTCGCCGGCCCCGGCGGCGCGCGGTCCAATGGGATTGA
- a CDS encoding M36 family metallopeptidase has translation MPPHLTRSALVASAVTAALVAGGTTASAAGDPYDHTATATVFAPNPVQQLGDQSLTDQKDADYAALAGAYRSVTLTNLDSSGTLTGRYVTVKSKTGTPARAVAGGYPAWHRDADQFEQVMGYHWVNTAQAYLQSLGFGSTLRPVNQRQIELRIDQFGGDNSFFREDKANITLGKGGVDDAEDAEVIVHEYGHSVQDGQVPGFGTTLESGSIGEGFSDYLAVVVTSWATGTPTRTPEACVADWDAVSYTRTAPHCLRRLDEAKVYPGDVQGEVHADGEIWSAALWDTRAALGDRRATTAIVEAQFDFAVDTTFRDAALATVAAAGRLYGASAAAATRAAFEARGIL, from the coding sequence CCCCACCTCACCCGATCCGCGCTGGTCGCCTCGGCGGTCACCGCGGCGCTGGTCGCCGGCGGCACGACCGCCTCGGCCGCCGGCGACCCCTACGACCACACCGCCACCGCGACGGTCTTCGCACCCAACCCCGTGCAGCAGCTCGGCGACCAGTCGCTGACCGACCAGAAGGACGCCGACTACGCCGCGCTGGCCGGGGCGTACCGGTCGGTGACGCTGACCAACCTGGACTCCTCCGGCACCCTCACCGGCCGGTACGTGACGGTCAAGAGCAAGACCGGCACGCCCGCCCGAGCGGTGGCCGGCGGCTACCCGGCCTGGCACCGCGACGCCGACCAGTTCGAGCAGGTGATGGGCTACCACTGGGTGAACACCGCCCAGGCGTACCTGCAGTCGCTGGGCTTCGGCAGCACGCTGCGCCCGGTCAACCAGCGGCAGATCGAGCTGCGCATCGACCAGTTCGGCGGCGACAACTCGTTCTTCCGCGAGGACAAGGCGAACATCACGCTGGGCAAGGGCGGGGTCGACGACGCCGAGGACGCCGAGGTGATCGTCCACGAGTACGGCCACTCGGTCCAGGACGGGCAGGTGCCGGGCTTCGGCACTACGCTGGAGTCCGGCTCGATCGGCGAGGGCTTCTCCGACTACCTGGCCGTGGTGGTGACCAGCTGGGCCACCGGCACCCCGACCCGCACCCCGGAGGCCTGCGTGGCCGACTGGGACGCGGTCTCCTACACCCGTACCGCGCCGCACTGCCTGCGCCGGCTCGACGAGGCGAAGGTCTACCCGGGCGACGTGCAGGGCGAGGTGCACGCCGACGGCGAGATCTGGTCCGCGGCGCTGTGGGACACCCGCGCCGCCCTCGGGGACCGCCGCGCCACCACCGCCATCGTGGAGGCGCAGTTCGACTTCGCCGTCGACACCACGTTCCGGGACGCGGCGCTGGCCACCGTCGCCGCCGCCGGGCGCCTGTACGGCGCCTCCGCCGCCGCGGCGACCCGCGCGGCCTTCGAGGCCCGCGGCATCCTCTGA
- a CDS encoding D-alanyl-D-alanine carboxypeptidase family protein — MRVTSRIVAAVAAVLLSPAGTPAVAAPARTAPATTGSGAVTTGPCPPVPSVSRPPRPAPPRADPARRAVGGAALATPGLATPAGSPAPPAVPATSWLVADLDSGAVLGGCGPHEYATPASVQKLLLAATMLPRLDPRQVVTVTAGDLDVEPGSSAVGLVEGGRYRIETIWLGLLLKSGNEAANALARLGGGPDGQAGGIRAMNAEAHRLGALQTHAVTPSGLDGPGQLTSAYDLALIARACFADANFRRYDATREAVVPAQPALREKAFQIQNDNQLLYRYPGALGGKTGYTDLARHTYVGAAERNGRRLVVTLLGAEVTDRRGWEQGAALLDWGFSLPRAAAVGRLVRPGELAPPPPSATGTRPPLAAAGGPARVDPLGHRWARPGPLAGAALLLLGATVAGALAGRRRRRAAAGRRA, encoded by the coding sequence GTGAGAGTCACCAGTCGGATCGTCGCCGCCGTCGCCGCCGTCCTGCTGTCGCCGGCCGGCACCCCGGCCGTCGCCGCCCCCGCCCGCACCGCTCCCGCCACCACCGGGAGCGGGGCCGTCACGACCGGCCCGTGCCCGCCCGTACCGTCGGTGTCCCGGCCGCCCCGGCCGGCGCCACCCCGGGCGGACCCGGCGCGGCGGGCCGTCGGCGGGGCCGCCCTGGCCACCCCGGGTCTGGCGACGCCCGCCGGGTCGCCCGCACCGCCGGCCGTGCCGGCGACCTCCTGGCTGGTCGCGGACCTGGACAGCGGCGCCGTGCTCGGCGGCTGCGGCCCCCACGAGTACGCCACCCCGGCGAGCGTGCAGAAGCTGCTGCTCGCCGCCACCATGCTGCCCCGACTCGACCCCCGGCAGGTCGTCACCGTCACCGCCGGGGACCTCGACGTCGAACCGGGCAGCTCCGCGGTGGGGCTGGTCGAGGGCGGTCGCTACCGGATCGAGACGATCTGGCTGGGGCTGCTGCTGAAGTCGGGCAACGAGGCCGCCAACGCGCTCGCCCGGCTCGGCGGCGGCCCCGACGGACAGGCCGGCGGCATCCGGGCGATGAACGCGGAGGCCCACCGCCTGGGCGCGTTGCAGACCCACGCGGTGACCCCGTCCGGGCTGGACGGGCCGGGCCAGCTCACCAGCGCCTACGACCTGGCCCTGATCGCCCGGGCCTGCTTCGCCGACGCCAACTTCCGCCGCTACGACGCCACCCGCGAGGCGGTCGTGCCCGCGCAGCCGGCGCTGCGGGAGAAGGCGTTCCAGATTCAGAACGACAACCAGCTGCTCTACCGCTATCCGGGCGCGCTCGGCGGCAAGACCGGCTACACCGACCTGGCCCGGCACACCTATGTCGGCGCCGCGGAGCGCAACGGGCGGCGGCTGGTGGTGACCCTGCTCGGCGCGGAGGTGACCGACCGGCGCGGCTGGGAGCAGGGCGCCGCGCTGCTGGACTGGGGCTTCTCGCTGCCCCGCGCCGCCGCCGTCGGCCGGCTGGTACGCCCCGGTGAGCTGGCCCCGCCGCCGCCCAGCGCCACCGGCACCCGGCCGCCGCTCGCCGCGGCGGGCGGACCGGCGCGGGTGGACCCGCTCGGACACCGGTGGGCGCGGCCCGGGCCGCTCGCGGGGGCGGCGCTGCTGCTGCTCGGGGCGACGGTCGCCGGCGCGCTGGCCGGGCGGCGTCGCCGGCGGGCGGCCGCGGGGCGTCGGGCGTGA